One genomic window of Saccopteryx bilineata isolate mSacBil1 chromosome 4, mSacBil1_pri_phased_curated, whole genome shotgun sequence includes the following:
- the FCHSD1 gene encoding F-BAR and double SH3 domains protein 1 isoform X1, protein MQPPSRKVKPAQEVKLRFLEQLSILQTRQQREVDLLEDIRSYSKQRAAIEREYGQALQKLAGPFLRKEGHRSGEMDSRGRMVFGAWRCLLDATVAGGQARLQASDRYRDLAGGTGRSAKEQVLRKGAENLQRAQAEVLQSVRELSRSRKLYGQRERVWALAQEKAADVQARLNRSDHGLFHTRASLQKLSTKLSTQSAQYSQQLKAARNEYLLNLVSTNAHLDHYYQEELPTLLKALVSELFEHLRDPLTLLSHTELEATETALEHACRGVQATSQVSWEQDLTLFLQDPGVFSPIPPQKFQPAGNDQVCTLELEGVAVGVAGENDLEKEVQRWTNRAARDYKIQNHGLRVLQRLEQRQQQAPEREALGIEQRLQEVRQSVLRAQVSQVKGAARLALLQGAGLDVQRWLKPAMTQAQDEVEQEQRLSEARLSQRDLSPTAEDAELSDFEECEETGELFEEPVPPALTTRPLPCPAHVVFGYQAGREDELTITEGEWLEVIEEGDIDEWVKARNQHGEIGFVPERYLNFPDLSFPESGHGTDNPSGAEPTAFLARALYSYTGQSAEELSFPEGALIRLLPRAQDGVDDGFWRGEFGGHVGVFPSLLVEELLGPPGPPESSDLEQMLPSPSPPSFSPPAPTSALDGLPAPVLPGDQELDCPGSLDIMAPRLRPVRPPPPPPAKAPDPGHPDPLT, encoded by the exons ATGCAGCCGCCCTCCCGAAAA GTTAAGCCGGCTCAGGAGGTGAAGCTTCGCTTCCTGGAGCAGCTGAGCATCCTTCAGACCCGGCAGCAGAGGGAGGTGGATCTGCTGGAGGACATCAG ATCTTACAGCAAGCAGAGGGCAGCCATTGAACGAGAATATGGGCAG GCACTCCAGAAACTGGCTGGGCCATTCCTGAGAAAGGAAGGGCACCGGAGCGGGGAGATGGACAGCAG AGGCAGGATGGTGTTTGGTGCCTGGCGCTGCCTGCTGGATGCCACTGTGGCTGGGGGCCAAGCCCGGCTCCAGGCGTCTGACCGATACCGTGACCTGGCAGGGGGCACAGGGCGGAGTGCCAAGGAGCAGGTGCTTAGGAAG GGAGCAGAGAACCTCCAGAGGGCACAGGCCGAGGTGCTGCAGTCTGTCCGGGAGCTGAGCCGAAGTCGGAAGCTGTACGGGCAGCGGGAACGTGTGTGGGCCTTGGCACAGGAGAAGGCGGCTGATGTCCAGGCCAG GTTGAACCGAAGTGACCATGGGCTCTTCCACACTCGAGCCAGTCTCCAGAAACTTAGCACCAAG CTCTCCACACAATCAGCCCAGTACTCCCAGCAGCTGAAAGCAGCCCGCAATGAGTATCTGCTCAACTTGGTGTCCACCAATGCCCACCTTGATCACTACTACCAGGAAGAACTGCCAACCCTGCTCAAG GCCCTGGTCAGTGAGCTATTTGAACATTTGAGGGACCCCCTGACCTTATTGAGCCACACTGAGCTAGAAGCAACAGAGACGGCGCTGGAGCACGCCTGCCGCGGGGTACAGGCCACCTCCCAG GTAAGCTGGGAGCAGGACCTGACGCTCTTTCTTCAAGACCCCGGGGTATTTTCCCCCATACCACCCCAGAAGTTTCAGCCAGCAGGGAATGATCAG GTGTGtaccctggagctggagggggTTGCTGTAGGTGTGGCTGGGGAGAATGACCTGGAGAAAGAGGTTCAGCGCTGGACGAATCGAGCTGCTCGAGACTACAAGATCCAGAACCACGGGCTtcgg GTGCTGCAGCGGCtagagcagaggcagcagcaggccCCAGAGCGGGAGGCTCTGGGCATAGAGCAGCGGCTGCAGGAAGTGAGGCAGAGCGTCCTGAGGGCCCAG GTGAGTCAGGTGAAGGGGGCTGCCCGGCTGGCCTTGCTGCAGGGGGCTGGCCTAGATGTACAGCGCTGGCTAAAGCCAGCCATGACCCAAGCCCAGGATGAGGTGGAACAGGAGCAACGGCTCAGTGAAGCCCGGCTGTCCCAGAGGGACCTCTCTCCCACG gctGAGGATGCTGAGCTCTCTGACTTTGAGGAATGTGAGGAGACTGGAGAGCTCTTTGAGGAGCCTGTCCCCCCAGCCCTGACCACCAGACCCCTCCCTTGCCCTGCACACGTGGTGTTTGGCTATCAG GCAGGACGTGAGGACGAGCTGACTATCACAGAAGGCGAGTGGCTGGAAGTCATAGAGGAGGGAGATATCGACGAATGGGTCAAG GCTCGGAACCAGCACGGCGAGATAGGCTTTGTTCCTGAGCGGTATCTCAACTTTCCGGACCTCTCCTTCCCTGAGAGTGGCCACGGCACTGACAATCCCTCAGGGGCAGAGCCCACAG CGTTCCTGGCCCGTGCCCTGTACAGCTACACGGGACAGAGTGCAGAGGAGTTGAGCTTCCCTGAGGGGGCCCTCATCCGCCTGCTGCCTCGGGCCCAGGATGGAGTGGATGATGGCTTTTGGAGGGGAGAGTTTGGGGGCCATGTTGGGGTCTTCCCCTCCCTGCTGGTGGAGGAGCTGCTTGGTCCCCCAGGGCCACCTGAATCCTCAGACCTTGAACAG ATGCTGccatccccttctcctcccagcttctcccctcctgcacccaCCTCTGCCTTGGATGGGCTACCTGCACCTGTCCTGCCTGGGG ACCAAGAACTGGACTGCCCTGGATCCCTGGACATCATGGCGCCTCGACTCAGGCCG GTGCGTCCACCGCCTCCCCCGCCAGCTAAAGCCCCGGATCCTGGTCACCCAGATCCCCTTACCTGA
- the RELL2 gene encoding RELT-like protein 2 isoform X1 — protein sequence MSEPQPDLEPPQHGLYMLFLLVLVFFLMGLVGFMICHVLKKKGYRCRTSRGSEPDDTQLQPPEDDDMNEDTVERIVRCIIQNEANAEALKEMLGDSEGEGTVQLSSVDATSSLQDGAPSHHHTVHLGSAAPCIHCSRNKRPPLVHQGRSKEGKSRTRPGETTVFSVGRFRVTHIEKRYGLHEHRDGSPTDRSWGSGGGQDPGGGQGIGGGQPRAEIPAIESLPPERPESQALAHPSVQNGGLKDSSPVPCTVGGNPRASAESTLGAGRRSPSPGLASQEANGQPSKLDTSDHQVSPAPGTRGV from the exons ATGTCGGAACCACAGCCTGACCTGGAGCCACCCCAACATGGGTTATATATGCTCTTCCTGCTTGTGCTGGTCTTCTTCCTCATGGGCCTGGTAGGCTTCATGATCTGCCACGTGCTCAAGAAGAAGGGCTACCGCTGCCGCACATCCAGGGGCTCAGAGCCTGATGACACCCAGCTCCAGCCCC CTGAGGACGATGACATGAATGAGGACACAGTAGAGAGGATTGTTCGCTGCATCATCCAAAATGAAG CCAATGCTGAGGCCTTAAAGGAGATGCTGGGGGACAGTGAAGGAGAAGGGACAGTGCAGCTGTCCAG TGTGGATGCCACTTCCAGCCTGCAGGATGGAGCCCCCTCCCATCATCACACAGTGCACCTGGGCTCTGCAGCCCCTTGCATTCACTGCAGCCGCAACAAGAGGCCCCCACTTGTCCATCAGGGACGCTCCAAGGAAGGAAAGAGCCGCACCCGGCCGGGGGAGACCACTGTGTTCTCTGTAGGCAG GTTCCGGGTGACACACATTGAGAAGCGCTATGGGCTGCATGAGCATCGTGACGGCTCCCCCACGGACAGGAGCTGGGGGTCTGGTGGGGGGCAGGACCCAGGGGGTGGTCAGGGGATTGGGGGAGGACAGCCCAGGGCAGAGATTCCAGCCATTGAGAGCCTGCCTCCTGAGAGGCCAGAGTCACAGGCCCTCGCCCACCCCTCAGTGCAGAATGGAGGACTCAAGGATAGCAGCCCAGTCCCTTGTACAGTTGGGGGGAACCCTAGAGCCTCTGCAGAGTCAACACTAGGGGCTGGAAGGAGGAGCCCAAGCCCAGGGCTAGCCAGTCAAGAGGCAAATGGACAGCCAAGCAAACTGGACACCTCAGATCACCAG gTGTCTCCAGCACCGGGAACAAGGGGTGTGTAA
- the FCHSD1 gene encoding F-BAR and double SH3 domains protein 1 isoform X3, with translation MDSRGRMVFGAWRCLLDATVAGGQARLQASDRYRDLAGGTGRSAKEQVLRKGAENLQRAQAEVLQSVRELSRSRKLYGQRERVWALAQEKAADVQARLNRSDHGLFHTRASLQKLSTKLSTQSAQYSQQLKAARNEYLLNLVSTNAHLDHYYQEELPTLLKALVSELFEHLRDPLTLLSHTELEATETALEHACRGVQATSQVSWEQDLTLFLQDPGVFSPIPPQKFQPAGNDQVCTLELEGVAVGVAGENDLEKEVQRWTNRAARDYKIQNHGLRVLQRLEQRQQQAPEREALGIEQRLQEVRQSVLRAQVSQVKGAARLALLQGAGLDVQRWLKPAMTQAQDEVEQEQRLSEARLSQRDLSPTAEDAELSDFEECEETGELFEEPVPPALTTRPLPCPAHVVFGYQAGREDELTITEGEWLEVIEEGDIDEWVKARNQHGEIGFVPERYLNFPDLSFPESGHGTDNPSGAEPTAFLARALYSYTGQSAEELSFPEGALIRLLPRAQDGVDDGFWRGEFGGHVGVFPSLLVEELLGPPGPPESSDLEQMLPSPSPPSFSPPAPTSALDGLPAPVLPGDQELDCPGSLDIMAPRLRPVRPPPPPPAKAPDPGHPDPLT, from the exons ATGGACAGCAG AGGCAGGATGGTGTTTGGTGCCTGGCGCTGCCTGCTGGATGCCACTGTGGCTGGGGGCCAAGCCCGGCTCCAGGCGTCTGACCGATACCGTGACCTGGCAGGGGGCACAGGGCGGAGTGCCAAGGAGCAGGTGCTTAGGAAG GGAGCAGAGAACCTCCAGAGGGCACAGGCCGAGGTGCTGCAGTCTGTCCGGGAGCTGAGCCGAAGTCGGAAGCTGTACGGGCAGCGGGAACGTGTGTGGGCCTTGGCACAGGAGAAGGCGGCTGATGTCCAGGCCAG GTTGAACCGAAGTGACCATGGGCTCTTCCACACTCGAGCCAGTCTCCAGAAACTTAGCACCAAG CTCTCCACACAATCAGCCCAGTACTCCCAGCAGCTGAAAGCAGCCCGCAATGAGTATCTGCTCAACTTGGTGTCCACCAATGCCCACCTTGATCACTACTACCAGGAAGAACTGCCAACCCTGCTCAAG GCCCTGGTCAGTGAGCTATTTGAACATTTGAGGGACCCCCTGACCTTATTGAGCCACACTGAGCTAGAAGCAACAGAGACGGCGCTGGAGCACGCCTGCCGCGGGGTACAGGCCACCTCCCAG GTAAGCTGGGAGCAGGACCTGACGCTCTTTCTTCAAGACCCCGGGGTATTTTCCCCCATACCACCCCAGAAGTTTCAGCCAGCAGGGAATGATCAG GTGTGtaccctggagctggagggggTTGCTGTAGGTGTGGCTGGGGAGAATGACCTGGAGAAAGAGGTTCAGCGCTGGACGAATCGAGCTGCTCGAGACTACAAGATCCAGAACCACGGGCTtcgg GTGCTGCAGCGGCtagagcagaggcagcagcaggccCCAGAGCGGGAGGCTCTGGGCATAGAGCAGCGGCTGCAGGAAGTGAGGCAGAGCGTCCTGAGGGCCCAG GTGAGTCAGGTGAAGGGGGCTGCCCGGCTGGCCTTGCTGCAGGGGGCTGGCCTAGATGTACAGCGCTGGCTAAAGCCAGCCATGACCCAAGCCCAGGATGAGGTGGAACAGGAGCAACGGCTCAGTGAAGCCCGGCTGTCCCAGAGGGACCTCTCTCCCACG gctGAGGATGCTGAGCTCTCTGACTTTGAGGAATGTGAGGAGACTGGAGAGCTCTTTGAGGAGCCTGTCCCCCCAGCCCTGACCACCAGACCCCTCCCTTGCCCTGCACACGTGGTGTTTGGCTATCAG GCAGGACGTGAGGACGAGCTGACTATCACAGAAGGCGAGTGGCTGGAAGTCATAGAGGAGGGAGATATCGACGAATGGGTCAAG GCTCGGAACCAGCACGGCGAGATAGGCTTTGTTCCTGAGCGGTATCTCAACTTTCCGGACCTCTCCTTCCCTGAGAGTGGCCACGGCACTGACAATCCCTCAGGGGCAGAGCCCACAG CGTTCCTGGCCCGTGCCCTGTACAGCTACACGGGACAGAGTGCAGAGGAGTTGAGCTTCCCTGAGGGGGCCCTCATCCGCCTGCTGCCTCGGGCCCAGGATGGAGTGGATGATGGCTTTTGGAGGGGAGAGTTTGGGGGCCATGTTGGGGTCTTCCCCTCCCTGCTGGTGGAGGAGCTGCTTGGTCCCCCAGGGCCACCTGAATCCTCAGACCTTGAACAG ATGCTGccatccccttctcctcccagcttctcccctcctgcacccaCCTCTGCCTTGGATGGGCTACCTGCACCTGTCCTGCCTGGGG ACCAAGAACTGGACTGCCCTGGATCCCTGGACATCATGGCGCCTCGACTCAGGCCG GTGCGTCCACCGCCTCCCCCGCCAGCTAAAGCCCCGGATCCTGGTCACCCAGATCCCCTTACCTGA
- the FCHSD1 gene encoding F-BAR and double SH3 domains protein 1 isoform X2: protein MQPPSRKVKPAQEVKLRFLEQLSILQTRQQREVDLLEDIRSYSKQRAAIEREYGQALQKLAGPFLRKEGHRSGEMDSRMVFGAWRCLLDATVAGGQARLQASDRYRDLAGGTGRSAKEQVLRKGAENLQRAQAEVLQSVRELSRSRKLYGQRERVWALAQEKAADVQARLNRSDHGLFHTRASLQKLSTKLSTQSAQYSQQLKAARNEYLLNLVSTNAHLDHYYQEELPTLLKALVSELFEHLRDPLTLLSHTELEATETALEHACRGVQATSQVSWEQDLTLFLQDPGVFSPIPPQKFQPAGNDQVCTLELEGVAVGVAGENDLEKEVQRWTNRAARDYKIQNHGLRVLQRLEQRQQQAPEREALGIEQRLQEVRQSVLRAQVSQVKGAARLALLQGAGLDVQRWLKPAMTQAQDEVEQEQRLSEARLSQRDLSPTAEDAELSDFEECEETGELFEEPVPPALTTRPLPCPAHVVFGYQAGREDELTITEGEWLEVIEEGDIDEWVKARNQHGEIGFVPERYLNFPDLSFPESGHGTDNPSGAEPTAFLARALYSYTGQSAEELSFPEGALIRLLPRAQDGVDDGFWRGEFGGHVGVFPSLLVEELLGPPGPPESSDLEQMLPSPSPPSFSPPAPTSALDGLPAPVLPGDQELDCPGSLDIMAPRLRPVRPPPPPPAKAPDPGHPDPLT, encoded by the exons ATGCAGCCGCCCTCCCGAAAA GTTAAGCCGGCTCAGGAGGTGAAGCTTCGCTTCCTGGAGCAGCTGAGCATCCTTCAGACCCGGCAGCAGAGGGAGGTGGATCTGCTGGAGGACATCAG ATCTTACAGCAAGCAGAGGGCAGCCATTGAACGAGAATATGGGCAG GCACTCCAGAAACTGGCTGGGCCATTCCTGAGAAAGGAAGGGCACCGGAGCGGGGAGATGGACAGCAG GATGGTGTTTGGTGCCTGGCGCTGCCTGCTGGATGCCACTGTGGCTGGGGGCCAAGCCCGGCTCCAGGCGTCTGACCGATACCGTGACCTGGCAGGGGGCACAGGGCGGAGTGCCAAGGAGCAGGTGCTTAGGAAG GGAGCAGAGAACCTCCAGAGGGCACAGGCCGAGGTGCTGCAGTCTGTCCGGGAGCTGAGCCGAAGTCGGAAGCTGTACGGGCAGCGGGAACGTGTGTGGGCCTTGGCACAGGAGAAGGCGGCTGATGTCCAGGCCAG GTTGAACCGAAGTGACCATGGGCTCTTCCACACTCGAGCCAGTCTCCAGAAACTTAGCACCAAG CTCTCCACACAATCAGCCCAGTACTCCCAGCAGCTGAAAGCAGCCCGCAATGAGTATCTGCTCAACTTGGTGTCCACCAATGCCCACCTTGATCACTACTACCAGGAAGAACTGCCAACCCTGCTCAAG GCCCTGGTCAGTGAGCTATTTGAACATTTGAGGGACCCCCTGACCTTATTGAGCCACACTGAGCTAGAAGCAACAGAGACGGCGCTGGAGCACGCCTGCCGCGGGGTACAGGCCACCTCCCAG GTAAGCTGGGAGCAGGACCTGACGCTCTTTCTTCAAGACCCCGGGGTATTTTCCCCCATACCACCCCAGAAGTTTCAGCCAGCAGGGAATGATCAG GTGTGtaccctggagctggagggggTTGCTGTAGGTGTGGCTGGGGAGAATGACCTGGAGAAAGAGGTTCAGCGCTGGACGAATCGAGCTGCTCGAGACTACAAGATCCAGAACCACGGGCTtcgg GTGCTGCAGCGGCtagagcagaggcagcagcaggccCCAGAGCGGGAGGCTCTGGGCATAGAGCAGCGGCTGCAGGAAGTGAGGCAGAGCGTCCTGAGGGCCCAG GTGAGTCAGGTGAAGGGGGCTGCCCGGCTGGCCTTGCTGCAGGGGGCTGGCCTAGATGTACAGCGCTGGCTAAAGCCAGCCATGACCCAAGCCCAGGATGAGGTGGAACAGGAGCAACGGCTCAGTGAAGCCCGGCTGTCCCAGAGGGACCTCTCTCCCACG gctGAGGATGCTGAGCTCTCTGACTTTGAGGAATGTGAGGAGACTGGAGAGCTCTTTGAGGAGCCTGTCCCCCCAGCCCTGACCACCAGACCCCTCCCTTGCCCTGCACACGTGGTGTTTGGCTATCAG GCAGGACGTGAGGACGAGCTGACTATCACAGAAGGCGAGTGGCTGGAAGTCATAGAGGAGGGAGATATCGACGAATGGGTCAAG GCTCGGAACCAGCACGGCGAGATAGGCTTTGTTCCTGAGCGGTATCTCAACTTTCCGGACCTCTCCTTCCCTGAGAGTGGCCACGGCACTGACAATCCCTCAGGGGCAGAGCCCACAG CGTTCCTGGCCCGTGCCCTGTACAGCTACACGGGACAGAGTGCAGAGGAGTTGAGCTTCCCTGAGGGGGCCCTCATCCGCCTGCTGCCTCGGGCCCAGGATGGAGTGGATGATGGCTTTTGGAGGGGAGAGTTTGGGGGCCATGTTGGGGTCTTCCCCTCCCTGCTGGTGGAGGAGCTGCTTGGTCCCCCAGGGCCACCTGAATCCTCAGACCTTGAACAG ATGCTGccatccccttctcctcccagcttctcccctcctgcacccaCCTCTGCCTTGGATGGGCTACCTGCACCTGTCCTGCCTGGGG ACCAAGAACTGGACTGCCCTGGATCCCTGGACATCATGGCGCCTCGACTCAGGCCG GTGCGTCCACCGCCTCCCCCGCCAGCTAAAGCCCCGGATCCTGGTCACCCAGATCCCCTTACCTGA
- the RELL2 gene encoding RELT-like protein 2 isoform X2: MSEPQPDLEPPQHGLYMLFLLVLVFFLMGLVGFMICHVLKKKGYRCRTSRGSEPDDTQLQPPEDDDMNEDTVERIVRCIIQNEANAEALKEMLGDSEGEGTVQLSSVDATSSLQDGAPSHHHTVHLGSAAPCIHCSRNKRPPLVHQGRSKEGKSRTRPGETTVFSVGRFRVTHIEKRYGLHEHRDGSPTDRSWGSGGGQDPGGGQGIGGGQPRAEIPAIESLPPERPESQALAHPSVQNGGLKDSSPVPCTVGGNPRASAESTLGAGRRSPSPGLASQEANGQPSKLDTSDHQV, from the exons ATGTCGGAACCACAGCCTGACCTGGAGCCACCCCAACATGGGTTATATATGCTCTTCCTGCTTGTGCTGGTCTTCTTCCTCATGGGCCTGGTAGGCTTCATGATCTGCCACGTGCTCAAGAAGAAGGGCTACCGCTGCCGCACATCCAGGGGCTCAGAGCCTGATGACACCCAGCTCCAGCCCC CTGAGGACGATGACATGAATGAGGACACAGTAGAGAGGATTGTTCGCTGCATCATCCAAAATGAAG CCAATGCTGAGGCCTTAAAGGAGATGCTGGGGGACAGTGAAGGAGAAGGGACAGTGCAGCTGTCCAG TGTGGATGCCACTTCCAGCCTGCAGGATGGAGCCCCCTCCCATCATCACACAGTGCACCTGGGCTCTGCAGCCCCTTGCATTCACTGCAGCCGCAACAAGAGGCCCCCACTTGTCCATCAGGGACGCTCCAAGGAAGGAAAGAGCCGCACCCGGCCGGGGGAGACCACTGTGTTCTCTGTAGGCAG GTTCCGGGTGACACACATTGAGAAGCGCTATGGGCTGCATGAGCATCGTGACGGCTCCCCCACGGACAGGAGCTGGGGGTCTGGTGGGGGGCAGGACCCAGGGGGTGGTCAGGGGATTGGGGGAGGACAGCCCAGGGCAGAGATTCCAGCCATTGAGAGCCTGCCTCCTGAGAGGCCAGAGTCACAGGCCCTCGCCCACCCCTCAGTGCAGAATGGAGGACTCAAGGATAGCAGCCCAGTCCCTTGTACAGTTGGGGGGAACCCTAGAGCCTCTGCAGAGTCAACACTAGGGGCTGGAAGGAGGAGCCCAAGCCCAGGGCTAGCCAGTCAAGAGGCAAATGGACAGCCAAGCAAACTGGACACCTCAGATCACCAGGTATGA